One stretch of Prionailurus viverrinus isolate Anna chromosome C1, UM_Priviv_1.0, whole genome shotgun sequence DNA includes these proteins:
- the UTS2 gene encoding urotensin-2 — protein sequence MHKLVSCLLFIGCLQPLFSLPVPDSREEALKLSAPDGDARSTLDELERVYLLQMLEMLGAERGDSLRKAGLGTGTANPRGGMRQFQAFFGQDPNIFLSQLLARIRKQYKKRGSPSECFWKYCV from the exons ATGCACAAGCTGGTTTCTTGTCTGCTTTTCATAGGATGCTTAcaacctctcttctctctgcccgtccctgactcCAGGGAAGAGGCTCTGAAGCTCTCAG CACCTGATGGAGACGCAAGATCAACCTTGGATGAACTGGAAAGAGTGTACCTCCTACAAATGCTGGAGatgttaggggcagagagaggcgacAGTCTTAGGAAAGCAG gtcTTGGTACTGGCACTGCTAACCCGCGAGGAGGTATGAGACAG TTTCAAGCTTTCTTTGGACAAGATCCTAACATTTTCCTGAGTCAGCTTTTGGCCAGAATCAGGAAACAATATAAGAAACGTGGATCTCCCTCTGAATGCTTCTGGAAATACTGTGTCTGA